The Streptomyces uncialis genomic interval TCACCGTCTACTGCGCGATCCAGAACGCCACCAAGGGCAGCTACTTCGGCGGCCAGATCTGCGGCCCCGTCCACAAGGAGGTCATGCAGTTCGCCCTGAAGAGCCTTCAGGTCCCGCCGACCGGCACCGCGCCCGCCCGGCTGCCCGTCACCTTCACCCCCTGACCGCGGCGGTGGCCCGGCCCGCGGGCCGGGCCGCGCCACCCCCGCGCACCACCCGAGCCACCAGGAACCGCCCGTGACAACGATCACCCCCCGGCCGGGGAACCGATCGGGGAACCGACCGGACCGCGAAGGCCCCGCGCCCCTCCCCGAGGACCCCTCGCCGCAGGGTGACCGGCACCCGCGGACCGGACCCGCCGAGGAGCCGTCCGCGACCGCGGGCGAACCGCCCGCGTCCGGTGCCGCCGCGCGGAACGGGTCATTTGGTCCCGGGGCCGGTACGCCCGGTACGCTCACCGCCGTGTCACACGCTGATCAGTCGCAAACCACCCAGAAGGGCGTTTCCGTGACCTACCCGGGACCGCCTCGACCGGTTCATGTCTCCCCGACCCCGCTCGCGGAACTGGCCGATCAGCTCGGCCTCCCCACCGGGGGCGCCGCCGGCCAGGTCACCGGCATCACCCATGACTCCCGGGCGGTCCGCCCCGGTGATCTGTACGCCGCGCTGCCGGGCGCCCGTTTCCACGGCGCCGACTTCGCCCCGCAGGCCGCCGACCTCGGCGCCGCGGCGGTGCTGACCGATCCCACGGGACTCGACCGCGCCGCCGCCACCGGACTGCCCGTCCTGGTCGTCGACGACCCGCGCGCCCGGATGGGCGCCCTCGCGGCCACCGTCTACGGCCACCCCGGCCAGGGCCTGCTCCAGATCGGCATCACCGGCACCTCCGGCAAGACCACCACCGCGTACCTCGTCCAGGGCGGACTCGACGCGGCGACCGACGGGGTCACCGGACTCATCGGCACCGTCGAGACACGCATCGGCGACGAACGCCTCAAGTCCGAACGCACCACCCCCGAGGCCACCGACCTCCAGGCCCTGTTCGCCGTGATGCGCGAACGGGGCGTGGACGCCGTCGCGATGGAGGTCTCCAGCCACGCGCTGGTCCTCGGCCGGGTCGACGGCTGCGTCTTCGACGTCGCGGTGTTCAACAACCTCAGCCCGGAGCACATGGAGTTCCACTCCGGCATGGAGGACTACTTCCAGGCCAAGGCCCAGCTCTTCACCCCCGGGCGCAGCAGGCTCGGCGTCGTCAACCTCGACGACGAGTACGGCCGCAGGCTGGTCAAGGAGGCGTCCGTACCGGTCGTCACCTTCTCCGCCGAGGGCCACCCGGACGCCGACTGGCGCGCCGACGACGTCGTGGTCGGCCCGATGGACTCCACCTTCACCGTGCGCGGCCCGGACGGCGAGCGGCTCAGCGCCCGCGCCCCGCTGCCCGGCCCCTTCAACGTCGCCAACACCCTCGCCGCGATCGTCACCCTGACCGTCGCCGGGCTCGACCCGCACCCCGTCGCCGAGGGCGTCGGCGCCGTCCCCGGGGTCCCGGGACGGCTGGAGCGGGTCGACGCCGGACAGCCGTACCTCGCCGTCGTGGACTACGCCCACAAGACGGACGCCGTCGAATCGGTGCTGCGCGCGCTGCGCAAGGTCACCGAGGGCAGGCTGCACATCGTCCTCGGCTGCGGCGGCGACCGCGACACCACCAAACGCGGCCCGATGGGCGCCGCCGCGGCCCGGCTCGCCGACACGGCCGTCCTCACCTCCGACAACCCCCGCTCCGAGGACCCGCTGGCGATCCTCGCGGCCATGCTCGCGGGCGCCGCCGAGGTGCCCGCCCATGAACGCGGCGAGGTGCAGGTCTTCGAGGACCGCGCCGCCGCCGTCGCCGCGGCCGTCGCGCGCGCCGAACCGGGGGACGCCGTGCTCGTCGCGGGCAAGGGGCACGAGCAGGGCCAGGACATCCACGGGGTGATCCGCCCCTTCGACGACCGGCAGGTACTGCGCGAGGCCATCGAGGCATCCCGCGCGGCCCGGCCCGCCGGTGACGGCGCGCCACCCGGCGCCACCGGCCCCGGCGCCCCGCGCACCGGCACCGCACAGACCAGCGAAGCGACCCAGCAGACCCAGGGATGAACTTGTGATCGCCCTCTCCCTCGCCGAGATCGCCTCCCTCGTCGGCGGGCGGCCCCACGACATACCGGACCCGTCCGTGCGGGTCACCGGCCCCGTCGTCCGGGACTCCCGCGAAGCGGGACCCGGCAGCCTCTTCGTCGCCTTCGCGGGCGAACGCGCCGACGGCCACGACTTCGCCGCCCAGGTGGTCGGCGCGGGCGCCGTGGCCGTACTGGCCGCCCGCCCCGTCGGGGTCCCGGCGATCGTCGTCGACGACGTCCAGCGGGCGCTCGGCGCCCTCGCACGGGCCGTCGTGGAACGCCTCGGCGCCACCGTCGTCGCCCTCACCGGCTCCGCGGGCAAGACCAGCACCAAGGACCTCATCGCCCAGGTCCTCGGCGCGCACGGGCCGACCGTCTGGACACCCGGCTCCCTCAACAACGAGATCGGACTGCCGCTCACCGCGCTCAGCGCCACCGACGAGACGCGGTACCTCGTCCTGGAGATGGGCGCCCGCGGTGTCGGTCACATCCGCTACCTCGCCGGACTCACCCCGCCGCGCGTCGGACTCGTCCTGAACGTCGGCACGGCCCACATCGGCGAGTTCGGCGGCCGGGAGCAGATCGCCGAGGCCAAGGGCGAACTCGTGGAGGCCCTTCCGGCCGCCGCCGAGGGCGGGATCGCGATCCTCAACGCCGACGATCCGCTCGTGCGCGCGATGTCCGCGCGCACGAAGGCGCGCGTGGTGCTGTTCGGGGAATCCGGCGAAGCGGACGTACGGGCCGAGAACGTCCGGCTCACCGCCTCCGGACAGCCTTCCTTCAGGCTTCACACACCCTCCGGGTACGAAGACGTGACCTTGCGCCTGTACGGTGAGCACCACGTGTCGAACGCGCTCGCCGCGGCGGCCGTCGCCCATGAGCTGGGCATGTCCGTGGACGAGATCGCGCACGCGCTCTCCGGAGCGGGCACACTCTCCCGCTGGCGGATGGAGGTCACCGAACGCCCTGACGGCGTAACGGTGGTCAACGACGCCTACAACGCGAACCCCGAGTCCATGAGGGCCGCCCTGCGCGCGCTTGCCGCGATGGGTAGCGGCGCTCGGGCCGAGGGGGGCCGTACCTGGGCGGTGCTCGGCGCGATGGCCGAGCTCGGTGACGAGGCACTCGCCGAGCACGACGCGATCGGACGGCTAGCCGTCCGGCTCAACGTGAGCAAGCTCGTCGCAGTCGGGGGCAGGGAAGCGGCCTGGCTGCGCATGGGCGCCTATAACGAGGGTTCGTGGGGTGAGGAGTCGGTGCACGTGTCCGACGCACAGGCGGCGATCGACCTATTGCGCGGTGAACTGCGTCCGGGGGACGTCGTACTCGTGAAGGCATCCAGGTCCATCGGCCTGGAGAGGGTGGCCATGGCGCTGCTGGAGCAGAACGCGAGCGGCGAGGGCGAGGCCTGCGCCCGATGATGAATCAGATCCTGTTCGCGGGTGTCATCGGCCTCTTCCTGACCCTCGTGGGAACGCCGCTGCTGATCAAGCTGCTGGCCCGCAAGGGCTACGGCCAGTACATCCGGGACGACGGCCCGCGCGAGCACCACGCCAAGCGCGGTACGCCCACGATGGGCGGTATCGCCTTCATCCTGGCGACCCTCATCGCGTACTTCCTGAGCAAGGTCATCACCGGCGCGCCGATCACGGTCTCCGGGCTGCTGGTGCTCGGGCTGATGGCGGGGATGGGCCTCGTCGGCTTCCTCGACGACTACATCAAGATCGTCAAGCGCCGTTCGCTCGGTCTGCGGGCCAAGGCGAAGATGGCCGGACAGCTCACCGTCGGCATCGCCTTCGCGGTCCTGTCGCTCCAGTTCGAGGACCAGCGGGAACTGACCCCCGCGTCCACGAAGCTCTCCTTCATCATGGACTTCGGCTGGACCATCGGCCCCGTCCTGTTCGTGGTGTGGGCGCTGTTCATGATCCTCGCCATGTCCAACGGCGTGAACCTCACCGACGGCCTCGACGGCCTCGCCACCGGCGCCTCCGTGATGGTCTTCGGCGCGTACACCTTCATCGGTGTCTGGCAGTACCAGGAGTCCTGCGCCGACGCGAACACCCTCATCAACCCGGAGGCGTGTTTCGAGGTACGGGACCCCCTGGACCTCGCGGTCGTCGCCGCCGCCCTGATGGGCGCCTGCTTCGGGTTCCTGTGGTGGAACACCTCACCCGCGAAGATCTTCATGGGTGACACCGGCTCGCTGGCCCTCGGCGGCGCCCTCGCCGGACTCGCCATCTGCTCGCGCACCGAGCTGCTGCTCGCGCTGCTCGGCGGACTGTTCGTCCTCATCACCATGTCGGTCGTCATCCAGGTCGGCTCCTTCCGGCTCACCGGCAAGCGCGTCTTCCGCATGGCACCGCTCCAGCACCACTTCGAACTCAAAGGCTGGTCCGAGGTCCTTGTCGTGGTCCGCTTCTGGATCATCCAGGGCATGTGCGTGATCGTCGGACTCGGTCTCTTCTACGCCGGATGGGCAGCGGAAAAGTGACCCCCCAGCAGGACACCGACCCCGCGGAGCGGTTCGCGGGCCGGCACATCACCGTCGCCGGCCTCGGCGTGAGCGGCCTCAGCGCCGCCCGCGCCCTGGCCGGCCTCGGCGCGCGCGTCACCGTCGTCGACGGCGGCGACAGCGACACCCACCGGCACAAGGCCGCCGCGCTCGACGCGGAGGGCCTCACCGGGGTCACCGTGCGCCTCGGCGACGCCGTCACCCTCCCCGAGGGCACCGACCTCGTCGTCACCTCGCCGGGCTGGCCGCCCACCGCGCCGCTGTTCGCGGCGGCGGCGGACGCCGGGGTCGACGTGGTCGGCGACGTCGAGATCGCCTGGCTGCTGCGCGGACCCGGCGCCGCCCCCTGGCTCGCGGTCACCGGCACCAACGGCAAGACCACCACCACCCGGATGCTCGCGGCCATCCTGCGCGCCGCCGGACTGCGCACCGCCGAGGTCGGCAACATCGGCACCCCCATCGTGGACGTCGTCCTCGGCCAGGGACACGACGACGCCACCACCTACGACGTGCTCGCCGTCGAACTCTCCAGCTACCAGCTGCACTGGGCCCCCTCGGTCCGCGCGCACTCCGCCACCGTCCTCAACCTCGCCCCCGACCACCTCGACTGGCACGGCTCCATGGCCGCCTACGCCGAGGACAAGGGCCGCGTCTACCACGGCAACCAGGTGGCGTGCGTCTACAACACCGCCGACCCGGCCACCGAGGACCTGGTACGGGCCGCCGACGTCGAGGAGGGC includes:
- the mraY gene encoding phospho-N-acetylmuramoyl-pentapeptide-transferase, whose product is MMNQILFAGVIGLFLTLVGTPLLIKLLARKGYGQYIRDDGPREHHAKRGTPTMGGIAFILATLIAYFLSKVITGAPITVSGLLVLGLMAGMGLVGFLDDYIKIVKRRSLGLRAKAKMAGQLTVGIAFAVLSLQFEDQRELTPASTKLSFIMDFGWTIGPVLFVVWALFMILAMSNGVNLTDGLDGLATGASVMVFGAYTFIGVWQYQESCADANTLINPEACFEVRDPLDLAVVAAALMGACFGFLWWNTSPAKIFMGDTGSLALGGALAGLAICSRTELLLALLGGLFVLITMSVVIQVGSFRLTGKRVFRMAPLQHHFELKGWSEVLVVVRFWIIQGMCVIVGLGLFYAGWAAEK
- a CDS encoding UDP-N-acetylmuramoyl-L-alanyl-D-glutamate--2,6-diaminopimelate ligase, which produces MSHADQSQTTQKGVSVTYPGPPRPVHVSPTPLAELADQLGLPTGGAAGQVTGITHDSRAVRPGDLYAALPGARFHGADFAPQAADLGAAAVLTDPTGLDRAAATGLPVLVVDDPRARMGALAATVYGHPGQGLLQIGITGTSGKTTTAYLVQGGLDAATDGVTGLIGTVETRIGDERLKSERTTPEATDLQALFAVMRERGVDAVAMEVSSHALVLGRVDGCVFDVAVFNNLSPEHMEFHSGMEDYFQAKAQLFTPGRSRLGVVNLDDEYGRRLVKEASVPVVTFSAEGHPDADWRADDVVVGPMDSTFTVRGPDGERLSARAPLPGPFNVANTLAAIVTLTVAGLDPHPVAEGVGAVPGVPGRLERVDAGQPYLAVVDYAHKTDAVESVLRALRKVTEGRLHIVLGCGGDRDTTKRGPMGAAAARLADTAVLTSDNPRSEDPLAILAAMLAGAAEVPAHERGEVQVFEDRAAAVAAAVARAEPGDAVLVAGKGHEQGQDIHGVIRPFDDRQVLREAIEASRAARPAGDGAPPGATGPGAPRTGTAQTSEATQQTQG
- a CDS encoding UDP-N-acetylmuramoyl-tripeptide--D-alanyl-D-alanine ligase, translating into MIALSLAEIASLVGGRPHDIPDPSVRVTGPVVRDSREAGPGSLFVAFAGERADGHDFAAQVVGAGAVAVLAARPVGVPAIVVDDVQRALGALARAVVERLGATVVALTGSAGKTSTKDLIAQVLGAHGPTVWTPGSLNNEIGLPLTALSATDETRYLVLEMGARGVGHIRYLAGLTPPRVGLVLNVGTAHIGEFGGREQIAEAKGELVEALPAAAEGGIAILNADDPLVRAMSARTKARVVLFGESGEADVRAENVRLTASGQPSFRLHTPSGYEDVTLRLYGEHHVSNALAAAAVAHELGMSVDEIAHALSGAGTLSRWRMEVTERPDGVTVVNDAYNANPESMRAALRALAAMGSGARAEGGRTWAVLGAMAELGDEALAEHDAIGRLAVRLNVSKLVAVGGREAAWLRMGAYNEGSWGEESVHVSDAQAAIDLLRGELRPGDVVLVKASRSIGLERVAMALLEQNASGEGEACAR
- the murD gene encoding UDP-N-acetylmuramoyl-L-alanine--D-glutamate ligase — translated: MGSGKVTPQQDTDPAERFAGRHITVAGLGVSGLSAARALAGLGARVTVVDGGDSDTHRHKAAALDAEGLTGVTVRLGDAVTLPEGTDLVVTSPGWPPTAPLFAAAADAGVDVVGDVEIAWLLRGPGAAPWLAVTGTNGKTTTTRMLAAILRAAGLRTAEVGNIGTPIVDVVLGQGHDDATTYDVLAVELSSYQLHWAPSVRAHSATVLNLAPDHLDWHGSMAAYAEDKGRVYHGNQVACVYNTADPATEDLVRAADVEEGCRAIGFTLGAPGPSQLGVVDGLLVDRAFVADRQQRAQELAQVSDVEPPAPHNIANALAAAALARAFGVPASAVRDGLRAFRPDPHRIEHVADVDGVVYIDDSKATNTHAAEASLAAYAPVVWIAGGLAKGADFGELVATAAKRLRGVVLLGADRALIREALRRHAPEVPVVDVERTDTGAMSEVVRAAQGLARPGDTVLLAPACASMDMYTNYNMRGDAFAEAVRELGPGGA